Proteins encoded by one window of Monoglobus pectinilyticus:
- the cas5c gene encoding type I-C CRISPR-associated protein Cas5c has product MNKENKISFRLTGRTALFSDPITKAGGEKFNYSVPTYQALKGICESIYWKPTFIWYIDRVRIINPIRTESRGIRVPKYQNNSNDLSIYTYLIDAEYQVEAHFEWNMQREELSADRDENKHFFITKRMLDRGGRRDIFLGARECQGYVEPCTFGEGNGYYDNESMSFGIMVHGITYPDESGLEKMQTRLWNAQMKNGIIEFIRPEECSIVMDTEKYKIKPFIPGKNFSGAEEFERGGVFG; this is encoded by the coding sequence TTGAACAAAGAAAACAAAATAAGCTTTCGCCTTACCGGACGCACCGCACTGTTCAGCGACCCTATAACCAAAGCGGGGGGCGAAAAGTTCAACTATTCAGTTCCCACATATCAGGCCTTAAAAGGCATATGTGAAAGTATATACTGGAAGCCGACGTTTATATGGTACATAGATAGGGTGAGAATAATCAATCCCATACGCACCGAATCAAGAGGCATACGCGTTCCAAAATATCAAAACAATTCTAATGACCTGTCAATATATACATATTTAATAGACGCCGAGTACCAGGTAGAAGCCCATTTTGAATGGAACATGCAGCGAGAAGAGCTGTCGGCTGACAGAGATGAGAATAAACACTTTTTCATCACCAAACGTATGCTGGACCGGGGCGGAAGACGCGATATTTTTCTAGGCGCCAGGGAATGTCAGGGATATGTCGAACCCTGCACATTTGGGGAAGGAAACGGTTATTATGATAATGAAAGCATGTCATTTGGCATAATGGTTCATGGTATCACTTATCCCGATGAATCCGGGCTTGAAAAAATGCAGACCCGGCTTTGGAATGCTCAAATGAAAAACGGAATTATAGAGTTTATACGTCCTGAAGAATGTTCAATAGTGATGGATACTGAAAAATATAAAATCAAACCATTTATACCCGGAAAAAACTTTTCAGGCGCAGAGGAATTTGAACGCGGGGGGGTATTTGGATGA